A region of the Canis aureus isolate CA01 chromosome 5, VMU_Caureus_v.1.0, whole genome shotgun sequence genome:
GTCCCCTTCCAGGGGAGGGGCACTGAGGACTCGGTGAGATGAAAAGAACTTTACAAATGTGGGGATTAAGATTATTCACAATTAGAATAAAAATGCACACTTGTCTGCTGGAGTTTAGGTTCCtcaggcagaggaaagggaggagcaaAGTCCTCCTACTGTATGCCAGAAACTGCTTGGAATTTCACATCCAGGACTTCACTTTTTTATTGTCCCAGATTCCCAGATGAAGCTCCTGAGGCCCACAGGGatcagcccaaggtcacacaactggaAAATGATAGAGCCAGGAGCAAGTGCCAGGGATGGTGACGGCTGCCCAATAGTGTGCTGGCAGAAGGCTTGCCAAGCTGGGTTTGCCAAGGTTCATGGACATGGCACAGCCCAGGACCTTCCCACCCTCTCTCACACCCCGTGCCCCACCATCCTGAGACAGATGCCCAGGACAGAGTTGCCATGTGGCTGGCGGCAGCGCAACATTTCTACCCAGATCGTAAGTAGGCAACATTGTTGACCAGGCAGCTGCAAGGTGGGGACCCAGGTAGCCACCAGCTCTGGGAAACAGGTCACACAGCTTGGGCTGCACCATCAGGAGAGTGGGTCCAGGGGAGCAAGTAAGGACTTTAGAGTCAGACAGATCTGGGCTCTGTCTCCTCTTACTGGTGTGAcctgttggggccaggcgggaagggaaactcctcaagatggcggatacgccaaaatggctggggttcctgtcaccacctccacttgggacgccAATGGACCAATGACCTgctgacagcttgagcagacccttacacctctcctttggacttccccaaccgaacccaatgcccttcaaaccccagaggaggaagtcacctttgactggtcgaattgcaatccttcctttgcatagtgagggtcactctgactggttggattgcaatccttcctttgcatatgagccaaccaataggaaaccgttctgccttacaacgttatgtaaaccccctaccaccttgtcttggggcgacttcctcgactcactctctttcccccgtgagtcgtggaacctcgcccgagggtgcctgcaataaaatctgttcttggaccctcgcttgccttggcggtctcatttccatctagttactaaaaaacttaacatgaccttgggcaagtcacttcacctctttcAGTTTCAAAAAGTAAGAATTTTGCCTCATGGGGAAGCTCTGAGTATTAGAATGGaaagtgcctagcacacagtaggtgctcaataaatagcagCCAAACTTTATTCTCATTCTGTGAGGGCTTCTCAGCAGAGACAGCCTTTTGGGAACTTTAGAAATCCAGGCTAAGGAGAGAGAAGTTCTTAGGTACCTTATTTCTGGAGGGGCCCCAGAACTGAGTCGGGAGAGGGAGGCCTCCTGGCCTGCACAGTGGGCAAAGTCCTTCCAGCCCCCCAGGGTCCTGGCTCCGTTCCCGCAGCCTGTTCCTTACCAACAACAGGAGCAGAGCCCCAAGGTTAGGCAAACAAGTCCCTGATAAGGCACTTCCAGGTTGGGCCTTGCATTCAAGGCTCGTCCAGCTCCGGGGCTGGCCTCCCAGCTTAGCGCCAGTCTTGCAGGCACCAATAGGGACACCTGCAATGGCCACCTGCTGATTGTGCACCTGAGGCCTTGGTGCCTCGGTACAGCCTGGGTTAATGACCCTGTTTATCCACTTGAGTCATCTGATAAGGGGCAGCCGGGCCAGCGGGCAGGCAGCCTTGTGCCCTGCACAGGCTGCTTCATTGACTGAAGTGATATCAGGGCCACGTGGAACTCCCaaagccccctcccccgccacttCCCCACCAATCCTGCAGGGTCAgtgcgtgtttttttttttcaatgaacatGACTTCTGGAGTCAAGGTTGTCAGGCcgtccctcctgcccccacccaccgTCCCTCCCACTGGGGGATATAAATAGCACCCAGCACACAGCAGAGGGCAGAAGCGGGAGAGCTGGGAGGAAGAAGGAGCAGATCCCCAACCATGAGCTCCAGCCAGCCAGGGACCTGCCCGTGTCAGGGTGCTGCAGGCCGCCCAGCCATTCTCTATGCACTTCTGAGCCCCAGCCTCACGGCCAGGCCCCCAGTGCCCCCGGTTCAGAGTCGCTGCTTGTGCAGACAGCACCGGCCCGTCCGGCTGTGTGCCCCGCATCGCACCTGCCGGGAGGCCTTGGATGTTCTGGCCAGGACAGTAGTCTTCCTCAAGAACCTGCCGTCCTTCTGCCAGCTGCCCCCTCAAGATCAGCAGCTGCTGCTGCGGGTCTGCTGGGGCCCCCTCTTCCTGCTGGGGTTGGCCCAAGACACTGTGACTTTCGAGGTGGCTGAGGCGCCGGTTCCCAGCATACTCAAGAAGATCTTGCTGGAGGAGCCCAGTAGTGGTGCACACAGCGGCCAGCTGCCCGATCGGCCCCAGCCCTCACTGGCTGCCGTACAGTGGCTTCAGTGCTGCCTGGAGTCCTTCTGGAGCCTGGAGCTGGGCCCCAAGGAATACGCCTACCTGAAAGAGACCATCCTCTTCAATCCTGGTGAGCTTCCAGACATTCCTGGATGGGGACCCAGGCAGGGAAGGCACCTTCTAAGGGCTTGACACCCGTTTTCTCTTTGGGTCCTCATTATCCCCAAAAGTCACctcccagagaggttaagtgttttgctgaaggtcacacagcctcGGTAGGGGCAAAGCAGGGATGGGAACTCAGGTTTATTCCCTCCAGAGACTGGTCCATGCCACTCTGCCTAAGAAACTTGCCCTGACTGTCAGGGAAGGTGAGCAGACACAACTCTGCCTCTGTCACAGGTAAAACCCTGTGGGTTCAGAAAGACcccatggagaagaatgaaaatgtGAGATGAGAATTCCT
Encoded here:
- the NR0B2 gene encoding nuclear receptor subfamily 0 group B member 2 → MSSSQPGTCPCQGAAGRPAILYALLSPSLTARPPVPPVQSRCLCRQHRPVRLCAPHRTCREALDVLARTVVFLKNLPSFCQLPPQDQQLLLRVCWGPLFLLGLAQDTVTFEVAEAPVPSILKKILLEEPSSGAHSGQLPDRPQPSLAAVQWLQCCLESFWSLELGPKEYAYLKETILFNPGLPGLHASSHIGHLQEEAHHALCEALEPWCPAGQGRLARVLLTASTLKSIPPSLLGDLFFRPIVGDIDIAGLLEDMLLLSQPVPAQAEIKWRLGKGWQH